The following proteins are encoded in a genomic region of Gimesia algae:
- a CDS encoding cbb3-type cytochrome c oxidase subunit II, with protein MNRISVIILGIFAVVIASLMGLVIVPNWQFEEMQPVEIISADGSKAVYPQKLDSWREAPGREVYRGLGCIYCHSQQVRPEGFGADIDRGWGSRRSVPRDYVFQSPPYLGTMRTGPDLANIGIRQPIEEWHLMHLFDPQITSPGSTMPSFKFLFETHEGSEPMTSIGIPAIQLPKAYTKKPTWIVPKKEAMDLVAYFLTLHQKFDLKDVK; from the coding sequence ATGAATCGTATTTCCGTAATCATCCTTGGAATCTTTGCCGTTGTCATCGCTTCTTTAATGGGATTAGTCATTGTTCCCAACTGGCAGTTTGAAGAGATGCAACCGGTTGAAATCATTTCCGCTGATGGGAGCAAAGCAGTTTATCCCCAGAAATTAGACAGCTGGCGTGAAGCCCCTGGGCGTGAAGTGTATCGCGGACTCGGCTGCATTTACTGCCATTCGCAGCAGGTACGTCCTGAAGGTTTTGGGGCAGACATTGATCGTGGCTGGGGGAGTAGACGCTCTGTCCCACGCGACTATGTGTTTCAGTCTCCTCCTTATCTGGGAACGATGCGCACAGGCCCTGACCTGGCTAATATTGGAATCAGACAACCGATCGAAGAATGGCACCTGATGCATCTATTTGATCCTCAGATCACGTCTCCCGGTTCGACGATGCCCTCTTTCAAGTTTCTTTTTGAAACACATGAAGGTTCAGAACCAATGACTTCCATCGGAATTCCTGCGATTCAACTACCCAAAGCATATACAAAAAAACCAACCTGGATTGTACCAAAGAAAGAGGCGATGGATTTAGTCGCGTATTTTCTGACTCTACATCAGAAATTTGATTTGAAAGATGTCAAATGA
- a CDS encoding cbb3-type cytochrome c oxidase subunit I — MNSEDNVSVTHPRTTDAQRRFEIDRSCREVVVFWYVSAVCWLLFGSLLAMIASIKMHTPGFLADAAWLTFGRVRPAHLNAMIYGWASMSGVGTLLWLMARLSKIKLPWREMLLIAGIYWNVFVAIGIWQILAGNGTSIEWLEFPWWISIALGAVFAILIVLAVKMLTTRREKHLYVSQWYLLGATIWFPFLYITATVLIHSPAAIGVAKGTTNWWFAHNVLGLWLTPIGLASAYYMIPKVIGRPIYSYALSILGFWTLALFYNWAGTHHLIGGPLPAWVITVGTVGSLMMFVPVITVAVNHHMTMVSHFKKLKFSPTLRFTVFGAMAYTVVSVQGSLTALRTVNLTGHFTHYTIAHAHLGVYAFYSMVAYGAMYYIMPRLIEREWYSSNLIKVHFWCTAVGITMYWVGLTWAGWFQGMMMNNPDIPFLDIVRYTIPFLWSRSIAGILMTIGHLAFAILVFRMVRRDGAWLVEPTLLRSIKNQQMEPAPRLEGADL, encoded by the coding sequence ATGAACTCTGAAGATAACGTTTCAGTCACTCATCCTCGAACAACGGACGCACAACGGCGATTTGAGATTGATCGTTCCTGTCGGGAGGTGGTTGTCTTTTGGTATGTCAGCGCTGTGTGCTGGTTGCTTTTTGGTTCTCTTTTGGCGATGATTGCCTCCATCAAAATGCACACCCCCGGATTTCTAGCCGATGCAGCCTGGTTGACATTTGGACGTGTGAGGCCTGCCCATCTCAATGCGATGATTTATGGTTGGGCTTCCATGTCGGGCGTGGGGACGCTGTTATGGCTCATGGCACGATTGAGCAAGATCAAGCTCCCCTGGAGAGAAATGCTTCTGATCGCAGGCATCTATTGGAATGTATTTGTTGCGATTGGGATCTGGCAGATTCTGGCCGGAAACGGTACCAGCATTGAGTGGCTTGAGTTTCCCTGGTGGATTTCCATTGCATTGGGAGCTGTATTTGCGATCCTGATCGTCTTGGCGGTCAAGATGCTGACGACACGCCGTGAAAAACATCTTTATGTATCGCAGTGGTACCTGCTGGGTGCCACGATCTGGTTTCCGTTTCTGTACATTACTGCGACAGTGCTGATTCATTCCCCCGCGGCAATTGGAGTTGCCAAGGGAACGACGAACTGGTGGTTTGCTCATAACGTCTTGGGATTATGGTTGACTCCGATCGGGCTCGCCTCTGCCTACTATATGATCCCGAAAGTCATCGGGCGTCCCATTTACAGCTACGCGCTTTCCATTCTTGGCTTCTGGACACTCGCATTATTCTATAACTGGGCGGGGACACACCATTTAATTGGCGGTCCGCTACCCGCATGGGTCATCACCGTCGGCACGGTCGGAAGTCTGATGATGTTCGTACCCGTGATCACGGTCGCAGTCAATCATCACATGACAATGGTTAGTCACTTTAAAAAACTGAAATTCAGCCCAACACTGCGATTTACGGTTTTTGGCGCAATGGCCTACACCGTTGTCAGCGTCCAGGGATCATTGACAGCCCTGCGGACAGTCAATCTCACAGGACATTTTACACACTACACCATCGCACATGCTCACCTGGGGGTCTATGCCTTTTACTCGATGGTCGCATACGGTGCCATGTACTATATCATGCCAAGACTCATCGAAAGAGAATGGTATAGCAGCAATCTTATCAAGGTTCATTTCTGGTGTACTGCCGTCGGTATAACCATGTACTGGGTTGGGCTGACCTGGGCTGGCTGGTTCCAGGGTATGATGATGAACAATCCTGATATTCCATTTCTGGATATCGTTCGCTACACGATCCCTTTCCTCTGGTCACGCAGTATTGCGGGGATTTTGATGACGATCGGTCACCTTGCTTTTGCGATACTCGTTTTCAGAATGGTACGTCGAGATGGAGCCTGGCTCGTTGAGCCCACTTTGCTTCGATCGATCAAAAACCAGCAAATGGAGCCAGCACCGCGACTGGAGGGAGCTGACTTATGA
- a CDS encoding HesA/MoeB/ThiF family protein, translating into MNTLNVTTDRFKRQSDLIPAARLSHITATVIGVGAIGRQVALQLAAIGTRQIQLIDFDTVESTNITTQGYRDQDLGQSKVDATARAIQELDDSIQVTVTPDRYRVSVPVGEAVFCCVDSISARAAIWRSVSSHCQLFVDGRMLGEVIRVLSVAAPHNDNNYYESTLFHQSEAQTGRCTAQSTIYTANIAAGLILHQFTRWRRMLPLDRDITLSLLASELILGPDPSREI; encoded by the coding sequence TTGAATACATTAAATGTGACTACGGATCGTTTCAAAAGACAGAGTGACCTGATCCCAGCAGCACGACTTTCCCATATTACGGCAACCGTCATCGGCGTGGGAGCCATTGGTCGTCAGGTCGCACTGCAACTGGCGGCCATTGGGACACGACAGATTCAGCTGATCGACTTTGACACGGTGGAATCAACTAATATCACGACTCAGGGATATCGAGACCAAGATCTGGGACAGTCTAAAGTAGACGCAACGGCCAGAGCCATTCAGGAGCTTGATGATTCGATTCAAGTAACGGTGACTCCAGATCGTTATCGAGTATCAGTTCCTGTGGGAGAGGCTGTCTTTTGCTGTGTCGATTCTATCTCTGCGCGGGCGGCGATCTGGCGTTCTGTATCCTCTCACTGCCAGCTATTTGTAGATGGCCGTATGCTGGGTGAAGTAATCCGTGTCCTCTCAGTGGCTGCTCCCCACAACGACAACAATTACTATGAATCGACTTTGTTTCACCAGTCCGAAGCCCAAACTGGTCGCTGCACAGCACAAAGTACAATCTACACCGCTAACATCGCTGCAGGCTTAATTCTGCACCAGTTCACACGCTGGCGACGCATGTTACCTTTGGATCGTGACATCACCCTCAGCCTACTCGCAAGCGAGTTGATTCTGGGGCCTGATCCATCTCGGGAAATTTAG
- a CDS encoding ferritin-like domain-containing protein encodes MASEELIKGLNFALNREVSTFLRYMLQGASIKGAEWEAARQMYLSEVTDEVGHAQYLANKILMLGGTPELKPDLTPPPTDVRTMLKNDIAEEQIDVKGYMELAGLAEKEGLVDLKMKMEDQAADEAGHAEGMQRLLG; translated from the coding sequence ATGGCAAGTGAAGAACTGATCAAGGGACTGAATTTCGCACTGAACCGTGAAGTCTCAACGTTCCTGAGATATATGCTCCAGGGTGCATCGATCAAAGGAGCCGAGTGGGAAGCAGCCCGCCAGATGTATCTGTCTGAAGTGACAGACGAGGTAGGGCACGCTCAGTATCTGGCTAATAAAATCTTGATGCTGGGGGGGACTCCGGAACTCAAACCCGATCTCACACCACCTCCGACCGATGTCAGGACCATGCTGAAAAATGACATTGCCGAAGAGCAGATCGACGTGAAGGGTTACATGGAACTGGCAGGTCTGGCTGAAAAAGAAGGACTGGTTGATCTCAAGATGAAAATGGAGGATCAGGCAGCTGATGAAGCAGGTCATGCTGAAGGGATGCAGAGATTGCTGGGCTGA
- a CDS encoding acetolactate decarboxylase: MNRLTFLCCFGLFALAISDLKETTAEGAKKTDFVQYGKMHEVIGKQQHQGRVKFTNVIKKPHFYGVAALESLADEATIFDHNVTLTRLKPDGTLASGKLTPNTQAALLVGAYVDSWTKHPITDTVKSDDLDMLIEKTAKQAGINTNEPFMFVIQGDFKNARFHVIYGACPIRARMRKEVLPKEKQPYEADIPKVTGKLIGVFAKDSVGNITHPATSTHMHLLYKDKRSGEMRTGHVERLQYNQGQPCC, translated from the coding sequence ATGAATCGGTTGACATTTTTATGCTGTTTCGGACTATTCGCTCTGGCAATCAGTGACCTTAAAGAGACTACTGCAGAAGGAGCAAAAAAAACAGACTTCGTCCAATATGGCAAAATGCATGAGGTGATTGGCAAGCAACAACATCAGGGACGTGTCAAATTCACGAATGTGATCAAGAAACCTCATTTTTATGGTGTAGCAGCGCTGGAATCACTCGCGGATGAGGCAACCATATTTGATCATAATGTCACCCTCACAAGACTAAAACCTGATGGTACTCTCGCCTCAGGTAAGCTTACTCCCAACACACAGGCCGCCTTGCTTGTCGGGGCCTATGTGGACTCCTGGACCAAGCATCCAATTACAGACACCGTCAAATCTGATGATCTGGATATGCTGATTGAAAAAACTGCAAAACAGGCGGGTATCAACACCAATGAGCCGTTTATGTTTGTCATTCAAGGTGACTTCAAAAATGCCCGCTTTCACGTGATCTATGGAGCCTGTCCAATACGCGCCAGAATGCGAAAAGAAGTACTCCCGAAAGAAAAACAACCTTACGAAGCTGACATTCCGAAAGTGACAGGAAAACTTATTGGTGTATTCGCGAAGGATTCTGTGGGGAATATCACACACCCGGCAACTTCAACTCATATGCACCTGCTTTACAAAGATAAACGAAGTGGTGAGATGAGGACAGGACATGTTGAGAGGTTACAGTACAACCAGGGACAACCCTGCTGTTGA
- a CDS encoding tyrosine-type recombinase/integrase — translation MVETCSISKFKGSLKTRKMVRKRDDIQPGDFSQKQVEPDAKSSTWCEKYKTKHRWIRIENFPDGIESPKKVRIYRQNDYFRLQFWDPAAKKNLTERIDGDLVSAIFRAREIEERLKHFRSSGLGRGKLKHQSLLDLYQNHLQRRADAGEIAPKTVRRYASALEHYHTFIQQPLITTAYPSITNVNPDLVLQFQAYLKNLQVSSNGHPHTRKKTMSSTDYVQDVVRGMYIWAADPDRGNLMPSGFRNPFQGKVRQSASVAPDLFGEPDITIPMVVDFLKKCDSYQLHLFVLLIFYGLRAAEPCFLFRENLTSDGWLKVICLPQISYTTKGRRDKRLPLLEPIREILEGGSENIGTGLLIRRRAVFEGSEQPPLLDQSLEQLTKEYSRRCQMTANFTAEQGMQIRDQLLHDAGGIKYDHIEHEFHRLAGQLSWPAKATLKDFRHLFSTAMMNAGMPEYYRKYLMGHAVSKAAITNYTHLDQLRERYLEASQRQFQPIIAAVTNRNVELKSAAEVLVRSKFPEMDQAPESTRLRVG, via the coding sequence TTGGTAGAAACCTGTTCGATATCAAAATTCAAGGGCAGTTTAAAGACACGTAAGATGGTTCGCAAAAGAGACGACATCCAACCAGGAGACTTTTCCCAGAAACAGGTAGAACCTGATGCGAAAAGTTCGACCTGGTGTGAGAAATATAAAACCAAGCATCGCTGGATTCGCATCGAGAATTTCCCGGACGGAATTGAGTCACCCAAAAAAGTACGTATATATAGACAAAACGACTACTTTCGGCTTCAATTCTGGGACCCTGCTGCAAAAAAGAATCTCACAGAACGGATCGACGGTGATCTGGTAAGTGCTATATTTCGTGCCCGGGAAATCGAGGAGCGTCTTAAACACTTTCGCTCATCCGGTTTGGGGAGAGGAAAACTAAAGCACCAGAGTCTACTCGACCTCTATCAAAATCACTTACAACGTCGAGCCGATGCCGGTGAAATCGCTCCCAAAACGGTCAGGCGATATGCTTCAGCATTAGAGCATTATCATACTTTTATCCAACAGCCATTGATAACGACGGCGTACCCATCTATCACTAATGTCAATCCTGATCTAGTTTTACAGTTTCAAGCATACTTAAAGAATCTGCAGGTTTCTTCTAATGGGCACCCCCATACGCGGAAAAAGACAATGTCTTCGACTGATTACGTACAGGACGTGGTCCGGGGAATGTATATCTGGGCGGCCGACCCGGATCGTGGAAATCTGATGCCATCAGGCTTCCGAAATCCCTTTCAGGGAAAAGTTCGTCAGTCCGCCTCGGTTGCCCCAGATCTATTCGGGGAGCCCGATATTACAATCCCAATGGTCGTTGATTTTTTGAAAAAGTGCGACAGTTACCAACTTCACCTGTTTGTGTTATTGATTTTTTATGGTCTGAGGGCTGCGGAACCTTGCTTTCTTTTCCGGGAAAACCTGACTTCAGATGGATGGTTAAAGGTGATTTGCCTGCCACAAATCAGTTATACGACCAAAGGCAGGCGTGATAAGAGGTTACCTTTGCTGGAACCGATCCGGGAGATCCTGGAGGGTGGCTCTGAAAATATAGGAACAGGATTGTTGATTCGGCGTCGTGCTGTTTTTGAAGGTTCAGAACAGCCGCCTTTATTAGATCAGTCACTGGAGCAGCTAACAAAAGAATATTCGCGCCGTTGTCAGATGACTGCTAATTTCACTGCAGAACAAGGAATGCAGATACGGGATCAGTTACTCCACGATGCAGGTGGAATTAAATACGACCATATTGAGCATGAGTTTCATCGCCTGGCTGGCCAGCTATCCTGGCCAGCCAAGGCAACTCTCAAAGATTTCCGTCATCTATTCAGCACCGCCATGATGAATGCCGGGATGCCAGAATATTATCGGAAGTACTTGATGGGACATGCTGTCAGCAAGGCAGCCATTACCAATTACACCCATCTCGACCAGTTACGGGAACGTTATCTGGAAGCCAGCCAAAGACAGTTCCAGCCAATTATAGCTGCGGTAACAAATCGTAATGTTGAACTGAAGTCAGCGGCCGAAGTCTTAGTACGTTCTAAATTTCCCGAGATGGATCAGGCCCCAGAATCAACTCGCTTGCGAGTAGGCTGA
- a CDS encoding c-type cytochrome, with protein sequence MTEPEQSGNMHALNPFEQENRESTDVPELHRAVLREQFEPSEGEQRAPLLLLLGIIAMAMFGGWYLSAYDGDFDPHNYDGPDAFTSTGRETDNRTPKVIDPMLLGKRIYNNCLSCHQPNGEGLPGKYPPLNQSEWVAGDDRILARILLSGLTGPITVKDKRFNGQMPGWGQLSDRDLAALLTYVRASWENEFPAVSESTITEARSEIGTREAWTLEELKSLKLPAKAKSDQDHAEPEASSKQDQNRELKK encoded by the coding sequence ATGACCGAGCCAGAACAAAGTGGGAATATGCATGCCCTCAATCCTTTTGAGCAGGAAAATCGCGAGTCCACCGATGTTCCAGAACTGCATCGTGCCGTTCTCCGCGAACAATTTGAACCATCGGAAGGAGAGCAACGCGCGCCACTGTTACTGTTACTCGGAATCATTGCCATGGCGATGTTTGGCGGTTGGTATCTATCTGCCTACGATGGGGATTTCGATCCTCACAATTATGATGGCCCCGATGCTTTTACTTCGACGGGACGGGAGACCGACAATCGGACTCCCAAGGTAATTGACCCCATGTTACTGGGAAAAAGGATTTACAATAACTGTCTCTCTTGCCACCAGCCAAATGGGGAAGGCTTGCCAGGGAAATATCCCCCACTCAATCAGTCAGAATGGGTTGCTGGTGACGATCGGATTCTGGCACGTATCCTGCTCAGTGGACTTACCGGACCTATCACAGTCAAAGACAAGAGATTCAACGGTCAAATGCCGGGATGGGGTCAATTGAGTGATCGCGATCTTGCTGCTCTGCTCACCTATGTACGTGCCTCTTGGGAGAATGAGTTTCCGGCTGTCTCAGAGTCGACCATCACCGAGGCCCGGTCGGAGATCGGAACACGTGAAGCGTGGACGCTCGAAGAGCTGAAATCACTCAAATTACCGGCAAAAGCAAAGAGCGATCAGGATCATGCAGAACCAGAAGCCTCCTCAAAACAGGATCAGAATCGTGAGCTGAAGAAATGA
- a CDS encoding helix-turn-helix domain-containing protein: MNIDSLINSQWYPVIKDEIQQELENKFKNDSGRVDSLSHELERISNQKKGWKISLSDPNLPQSIRDEIHIDYQRIENRERDIQLQIERRQKRVEYMAELLNPDLVVESLNRLDEVLAGENATRGNLELSLHIDRIECFRDGHVKMKMCRLGSLPQCLEFMKYNSIDSEGGVDSAAINRQEHQATPRRRAKLRVESIGSEGKELDTAAAFAADPERFTGLGPEWFEEIEFDVPREKHWYQIHAPEVFRRRQEAELPYAKLAEEFGVTPPTARAAVQYYLETHPEVKDNVKLQCGGKRPPKFDLSQIGPEARVLWESGWSKLKLAEKYGCSPPTIDKALEWSYEQDGLSMPTKEELQKAISVKARKLLTEGNSLEEISDIIDCSDVTARRYLKMSFEAEGKAMPDLRRKSSGT; this comes from the coding sequence ATGAATATCGATAGTTTAATCAATTCACAATGGTACCCAGTAATTAAAGATGAAATCCAACAAGAGCTGGAAAATAAATTCAAGAATGATTCGGGCCGTGTGGATTCTCTGTCACACGAACTTGAACGCATATCTAATCAGAAAAAGGGTTGGAAAATTTCTTTATCCGATCCCAACCTTCCACAATCTATTCGTGATGAAATTCATATTGATTATCAGCGGATAGAAAACAGAGAGCGTGATATCCAGCTACAAATTGAACGGCGACAGAAACGAGTAGAGTACATGGCAGAGTTGCTCAATCCCGATCTTGTTGTCGAAAGCCTGAACCGTTTAGACGAAGTGTTGGCTGGTGAAAATGCCACTCGGGGTAATTTGGAATTATCACTACACATTGACCGGATCGAATGTTTCAGAGATGGACATGTTAAAATGAAGATGTGTCGACTGGGATCTCTACCACAATGTCTAGAATTTATGAAGTATAATTCCATTGATTCAGAAGGCGGAGTGGACTCAGCTGCGATCAACCGGCAGGAACATCAGGCAACCCCTCGACGCCGCGCGAAACTACGGGTAGAGTCAATCGGGTCCGAAGGGAAAGAACTGGATACTGCGGCGGCATTTGCCGCAGATCCTGAACGTTTTACCGGTTTAGGTCCAGAATGGTTTGAAGAAATCGAATTTGATGTCCCCCGTGAAAAACACTGGTATCAGATTCACGCTCCTGAGGTCTTTCGTCGACGTCAGGAAGCAGAGTTGCCGTATGCTAAACTGGCCGAAGAATTCGGCGTCACACCTCCCACGGCGCGGGCAGCTGTTCAATATTATCTGGAGACACATCCTGAAGTAAAAGATAATGTCAAGCTTCAGTGTGGTGGAAAGCGGCCTCCTAAGTTTGATCTCTCTCAAATAGGCCCTGAAGCACGAGTTTTATGGGAATCCGGTTGGTCAAAGTTGAAACTGGCAGAAAAGTATGGCTGCTCTCCCCCTACCATCGACAAGGCTTTGGAATGGAGTTACGAGCAGGATGGTCTTTCTATGCCGACTAAGGAAGAGCTGCAGAAAGCAATATCTGTAAAGGCACGAAAATTACTTACCGAAGGTAATTCTCTGGAAGAAATAAGTGATATAATAGATTGTTCTGATGTCACAGCACGTCGTTATTTGAAGATGTCTTTTGAAGCGGAAGGAAAGGCCATGCCTGACTTGCGCCGTAAATCTTCGGGAACATAA
- a CDS encoding recombinase family protein — MIRPQYDLKKLINYIRYGRMSDPNQNPSSPDQQYDTIDLVLRRCGSDHWKHLADYRDDGISGRLLRKRRGFQKMLFDIKSGVISPDVILVDDIDRFGRVDDLKEIRRDLYNKYGVLILDAKSNFEDPHTPQGRIYNSIEEIRAVEEGKTKAHRVLRGKRDAISRGRWSGGKPPFGYQLETRQEDTNGRSRSYSIIVPDPETARIIVLLFRKADETGWGQDRLSKFLNNHEDVPEHQKPFHGSTVGSWLDNEIYTGKMVWPKVTTDIISDCRVIEKIPAEEQMHVDDYCTPIVEYDVFDRVRRIRKARGQLRKAALAETTPQSDKQIKAPAPGMTIRYLLTGLVRCGHCNRSMVPNRGGSYVTKNNETREYTAYTCPGHRTGICSNNKTIPEKWLRQMVIDAIKIRLFPSS; from the coding sequence ATGATTAGACCACAGTACGATCTCAAGAAACTGATCAACTACATTCGCTACGGTCGTATGAGCGACCCTAACCAGAACCCTTCAAGTCCGGATCAGCAATATGATACAATTGATCTTGTATTAAGGAGGTGCGGGTCCGACCATTGGAAACATTTAGCTGACTATCGTGATGATGGTATTTCAGGGCGGTTATTAAGGAAACGACGTGGTTTCCAGAAAATGCTGTTTGATATCAAATCAGGCGTTATCAGTCCTGATGTCATCCTGGTTGATGATATTGACCGGTTTGGAAGAGTGGACGATCTTAAAGAGATCCGTCGTGATTTGTATAACAAGTATGGGGTTCTGATCTTGGATGCAAAATCTAATTTCGAAGATCCCCACACTCCCCAAGGACGTATTTACAACTCAATTGAAGAAATACGCGCTGTTGAAGAGGGGAAAACAAAAGCCCATCGTGTTCTTAGAGGCAAACGGGATGCTATTTCACGCGGTCGATGGTCAGGTGGCAAACCGCCATTTGGTTATCAACTGGAAACTCGTCAAGAAGATACCAATGGCCGTTCTCGTTCTTATAGTATTATTGTTCCTGATCCTGAAACGGCAAGGATTATAGTATTACTATTCCGGAAGGCTGATGAGACCGGTTGGGGACAAGACCGTTTAAGCAAATTTCTCAATAATCATGAAGATGTACCAGAGCATCAAAAACCGTTTCATGGTTCCACTGTTGGATCATGGCTTGATAATGAAATTTATACCGGAAAAATGGTTTGGCCTAAAGTTACTACAGACATCATCAGTGATTGCCGAGTCATTGAAAAAATCCCTGCTGAAGAACAGATGCACGTTGATGACTATTGCACACCAATAGTGGAATACGATGTATTTGATCGAGTCAGGCGAATAAGAAAAGCTCGAGGACAATTACGGAAAGCTGCACTGGCTGAAACCACACCGCAATCAGACAAGCAAATCAAAGCGCCTGCTCCCGGCATGACAATTCGCTATTTATTGACAGGCCTTGTTCGCTGTGGCCATTGTAATAGATCTATGGTTCCAAATCGGGGGGGGAGTTATGTCACGAAAAACAATGAAACTCGCGAATATACGGCTTACACATGCCCAGGACATAGAACTGGGATTTGTTCCAACAATAAAACGATTCCGGAGAAATGGCTTCGTCAAATGGTAATAGATGCCATCAAAATCCGTCTGTTCCCATCATCCTGA